The proteins below are encoded in one region of Gambusia affinis linkage group LG07, SWU_Gaff_1.0, whole genome shotgun sequence:
- the card19 gene encoding caspase recruitment domain family, member 19 has translation MGDSFREQLLEDTAFLRAEQRLDTELVDKLILQLNRIYPQILTDKEASRFRNLDVPTSVRLGELLTHLQGKGDEACREFYRALHLHVEEVYYSLPTRLRLRDSLNPLTSPQIYSQRNVLNDRGPLFFLGCFGFAVGIAFLYYYGEAKVSGGSRALGMAALGLKRKAQEVLIWYTEEGIMK, from the exons ATGGGAG ACAGTTTTCGTGAGCAGCTGTTAGAGGACACTGCCTTCCTCAGAGCTGAGCAGAGACTGGACACAGAGCTGGTGGACAAACTCATCCTGCAGCTCAACAGAATCTACCCGCAGATCCTCACCGACAAGGAGGCCTCGAGA TTCAGAAATTTGGACGTACCAACAAGTGTTCGCCTGGGTGAGCTCCTGACACATCTACAGGGGAAAGGTGATGAAGCCTGCAGGGAGTTTTACAGAGCGCTGCACCTCCATGTGGAGGAAGTCTACTACAGCTTGCCAACACGGCTACGCCTCAGAG ATTCTTTGAATCCGCTCACAAGTCCACAGATCTACTCACAGAGAAACGTTCTAAACGACAGAG GTCCTCTCTTTTTCCTAGGCTGTTTCGGCTTTGCTGTGGGAATAGCTTTTCTCTATTACTATGGcg AAGCTAAAGTGTCGGGAGGCAGCCGAGCCCTTGGAATGGCCGCCCTCGGTTTGAAGAGAAAAGCACAGGAGGTTCTTATTTGGTACACCGAAGAGGGCATAATGAAGTAA
- the LOC122833390 gene encoding protein bicaudal D homolog 2-like — translation MSMEEQDYPEAVLVTEAGPQWLRVEVDRLTRELRETTHEKIQAAEYGLAVLEEKQQLKQRFDEMETEYETVRHELDQLKEAFGQAHSTHRKVAADGESREESLILESASKEALYQQKVLELQNELRQARASLSSAHAENDRLSAIALEMRENSDVAELQRAQLRDDIREYKVREARLLQDYTELEEENISLQKQVSVLRQNQVEFEGLKHEIRRLEEDSQCVQSQLEDAMRLREIAERQLTEALETIKTEREQKATLRKELSHYMTIGGSVYSSSFNISIDNPKLHEDPSTVHEPDNDDLIRGFENGLVKMGDSDEDNRTLVNKRGEAFKPAPSLVDDLLSELNISEIQKLKQQLAQVEREKMALMNSLQENQKQLEQAYGTVSEQKETVNRLTENLSAMRKLQASKERQSALDTEKDRDSHDDGDYYELDINGPEILQCKYTVAVSEAGELRQELKTLRAQYEECRTKYEDERARLESDVQDLRSKLFSLEKINQADKVEVSRLEKELRLATAAAGESLGSLNVAQDELIAFSEELANLYNHVCMCNNETPNRVMLDYYKDGKALVRRGQEGKEQQTVLLTSGLMGENDNGKSESCSIVVTAAAPEHRPEPMNIYNLVAIIRDQIRHLQQAVDRTTELSHQRLANLELSAVADKDKEACMEEILKLKSLLSTKREQIATLRAVLKANKQTAEVALANLKSKYDSEKSMVTETMMKLRNELKALKEDAATFSSLRAMFATRCDEYVTQLDDMQRQLAAAEDEKKTLNSLLRMAIQQKLALTQRLEDLEFDHEQARRNSATAAGGKGKTKGKGASSSHH, via the exons GCGTTTGGACAGGCTCATTCTACCCACAGGAAGGTGGCAGCAGATGGGGAAAGCAGGGAGGAGTCGCTGATACTGGAGTCTGCCAGTAAAGAAGCTCTGTACCAGCAGAAGGTCCTGGAGTTGCAGAATGAGCTCCGACAGGCCAGAGCGTCTCTCTCAAGTGCTCATGCAGAAAATGATCGCCTGTCTGCCATTGCTCTCGAAATGAGAGAG AATTCAGATGTGGCAGAGCTGCAGCGGGCTCAGCTTCGAGACGACATCAGAGAGTATAAAGTTCGGGAAGCTCGACTTCTCCAGGACTACACTGAGTTGGAGGAGGAGAACATCTCTCTGCAGAAACAAGTATCTGTGCTGCGGCAGAACCAG GTGGAGTTCGAAGGTCTTAAGCATGAGATCCGTCGGCTGGAGGAGGACTCCCAGTGTGTCCAGAGCCAGCTGGAGGATGCTATGCGTCTGAGAGAAATCGCAGAACGACAGCTCACAGAAGCTTTAGAAACGATTAAAACGGAGCGTGAGCAGAAGGCCACGCTGCGCAAAGAGCTCTCCCACTACATGACCATTGGTGGGTCTGTGTACAGCAGCTCTTTTAATATCTCCATCGATAACCCAAAACTCCACGAGGATCCCTCCACCGTCCACGAGCCTGACAACGACGATCTGATCAGAGGCTTCGAGAACGGCCTGGTGAAGATGGGCGACAGCGACGAGGACAACAGAACGCTGGTGAACAAGAGAGGAGAGGCCTTCAAGCCAGCTCCCAGCTTGGTGGATGATCTGCTGAGTGAGCTCAACATCTCTGAGATACAGAAGTTGAAGCAGCAGCTTGCTCAG GTTGAGCGGGAGAAGATGGCCCTGATGAACTCGTTGCAGGAGAACCAGAAGCAGCTGGAGCAGGCCTACGGCACGGTGTCTGAGCAGAAGGAGACCGTCAACAGGCTGACTGAAAATCTAAGCGCCATGCGGAAACTCCAGGCCAGCAAGGAGCGCCAGTCTGCCCTCGACACCGAGAAAGACAGGGACAGCCATGATGACGGAGATTATTACGAGCTGGACATCAACGGGCCGGAGATCCTGCAGTGCAAGTACACTGTGGCCGTTTCTGAAGCCGGAGAACTGAGGCAGGAGCTGAAGACGCTGAGGGCTCAGTACGAGGAGTGTCGAACCAAGTACGAAGACGAGCGAGCGCGGTTGGAGAGTGACGTCCAAGACCTCAGGTCAAAGTTGTTCTCTTTGGAGAAGATTAACCAAGCGGATAAAGTGGAGGTGTCCCGCCTGGAGAAGGAGCTCCGTTTggccacagcagctgcaggagaaTCCCTCGGAAGCCTCAACGTCGCCCAGGATGAGCTCATAGCTTTCAGCGAAGAGCTGGCCAATCTCTACAACCACGTGTGCATGTGCAACAATGAGACTCCCAATCGGGTTATGCTTGATTACTACAAAGACGGCAAAGCCTTGGTGAGGCGAGGGCAGGAAGGGAAGGAGCAGCAGACTGTTCTTCTCACCAGTGGGCTGATGGGTGAGAACGACAATGGAAAGTCAGAGTCCTGCAGCATTGTGGTGACTGCCGCAGCTCCAGAGCATCGCCCCGAACCCATGAACATCTACAACCTGGTAGCCATCATCAGGGATCAGATCCGCCACCTGCAGCAGGCGGTGGACCGGACCACAGAGCTGTCCCATCAGAGGCTCGCTAACCTGGAGCTGAGCGCCGTggcagacaaagacaaagaggCCTGCATGGAGGAGATTCTCAAACTCAAGTCGCTTCTCAGCACCAAAAGGGAACAAATTGCCACTCTCAGAGCTGTGCTCAAGGCCAACAAACAG ACAGCAGAAGTCGCCCTGGCCAACCTCAAGAGCAAATACGACAGTGAGAAGTCCATGGTTACCGAGACGATGATGAAACTCCGGAATGAACTGAAGGCTCTAAAGGAGGACGCAGCTACTTTCTCCTCTCTTCGGGCCATGTTTGCTACAAG ATGCGACGAGTATGTGACCCAGCTGGATGACATGCAGAGGCAGCTGGCTGCAGCCGAGGACGAGAAGAAGACGCTGAACTCTCTGTTACGGATGGCTATTCAGCAGAAACTGGCTTTAACTCAGCGCCTCGAGGATTTGGAGTTCGACCACGAGCAGGCACGCCGCAACAGTGCCACGGCGGCGGGAGGAAAGGGTAAAACAAAGGGCAAGGGAGCTTCCTCCAGCCACCAT TAA